Below is a window of Ktedonobacteraceae bacterium DNA.
ATACATCCACCAGCATCGTCGCCAGGTACGTGTTCAGCGTTTTAACGGCAGGCTCCTTGACATTCATGCCCGTCACATAGCCTCGTTTCACCAGCTCCTCGCGGATCATCTGATCAGGATGCTTCTCACTCGCGACCTTCGTCGGGTTGATACGGTGCAGGCATTGCAAGCACAGCCTGTCGCCCACCCTGGCCGTAATCACTTCCCCACTCATATCCTCGATCTTGCCATCCTTCACCGTGATGTTAACCCCTACAGAGAGCAGCGGCACAAAGTATTCGATGGAGAGTTCCTGCGCGCGCAACCGGCTGGAATGGTTATCAGTCGCCACAATGATCCAATCGGAGAGCGCCAGCACGCTCTCGATCTCCTGGTCATGCACATCCTTCCTGTAGGCCTGTACGGTGGCCTTGGGATTAATGCGGGTGAGATGCCGCTTGACCACGTCCACCTTGGGCAGCTTCCTCTGAGCATCCTCGTAGTACGCGCCCACGACGCGGTTCAGGTTCGACATCTCCAGCACATCGGGGTCAATGAGATTGATCTCGTGAAAGCCCATATGAATGAGATGTTCGGCGATGATGGAACCTAATCCGCCGACGCCCACAATTGAGATGACCTGGTCATGCATGATCGTTCGCATCACGTCCAGGCCCAGCACCGCCGCGCCGCGATTGAAAAAGCCCTCGGTAGCCGTCACCGCCGTCTTTTCGTATTGATCATCCGCGTATTCGCGAAAGTCGGCGCTCGCGATACGCTCCCGACTCGTCTGCGTCTTCAGTTGCGCGGTTTTGGGAATGATGGAGCCACCGTTGAGCGTCCAGACGCGCGCAGAGTAGCGGCTCTGCGAGAAAACGATGCTGGCGTAGTGAATACCGGCAAATGTCTCGTGCAAAAACTGGAAGAAGGTCTGCTCGTCGCCATCATCTGTGGCCGAGAACGCGACCCGCCCCTGCGAGAAGGGGTGTGTATGCACATCGATAATCG
It encodes the following:
- a CDS encoding ThiF family adenylyltransferase, which codes for MHTTQSRYQIKFKNGDLEQLRETLLEDLSKEHFAILLGKTRRVNGCMIINVIDQLYPSQADYNTQNVAFLRIKKDFVHAALAEMTRRYDVDTIIDVHTHPFSQGRVAFSATDDGDEQTFFQFLHETFAGIHYASIVFSQSRYSARVWTLNGGSIIPKTAQLKTQTSRERIASADFREYADDQYEKTAVTATEGFFNRGAAVLGLDVMRTIMHDQVISIVGVGGLGSIIAEHLIHMGFHEINLIDPDVLEMSNLNRVVGAYYEDAQRKLPKVDVVKRHLTRINPKATVQAYRKDVHDQEIESVLALSDWIIVATDNHSSRLRAQELSIEYFVPLLSVGVNITVKDGKIEDMSGEVITARVGDRLCLQCLHRINPTKVASEKHPDQMIREELVKRGYVTGMNVKEPAVKTLNTYLATMLVDVLINQYTDVYRHVPILVYENNGAMSIYEDKESVRMRNKQCFVCNV